The Cucumis melo cultivar AY chromosome 6, USDA_Cmelo_AY_1.0, whole genome shotgun sequence genome includes a region encoding these proteins:
- the LOC103490982 gene encoding DNA-directed RNA polymerase IV subunit 1 isoform X3 → MGQGQQVEDPTSDYNRPKGCRYCFGSLKDWYPPMRFKLSTTDMFKKSMIMVEVKENMSKKYQKRVAKGGLPSDYWDFIPKDEQQEESYCRPNRKILTHAQVHYLLKDIDPKFLKKFVPAIDSLFLNSFPVTPNSHRVTEMAHSFSNGQRLIFDERTRAYKKVVDFRGTANELGSRVLDCLKISKLSPEKLQSKDLVYQQKKIKDTATSSSGLRWIKDVVLGKRSDHCFRMVVVGDPNIELSEIGIPCHVAERLQISEHLSSWNMKKLSTSCYLHLVEKGEIYVRREGRLVRVRNVLELNMGDTIYRPLADGDVVLVNRPPSIHQHSLIALSVKLLPVSAVLSLNPLCCSPFRGDFDGDCLHGYVPQSLEARVEVRELVSLDRQLINGQSGRNLLSLSHDSLTAAHLILEDGVSLNLFQMQQLQMLTLHQLLPPAIVKSPLLRNCAWTGKQLFSILLPPDFEYSSPSHNVFIEKGELISSEGSYWLRDSGRNLFQALIEHCEGKTLDYLRDAQGVLCEWLSMRGLSVSLSDLYLSVDSYSHKNMMDDIFCGLQEAEETCNLKQLMVDSHKEILTGNDEDNQHLLSIAVEHLIYEKQKSAALNQASVDAFKKVFRDIQNLVHKYSGKDNSLLTMFKAGSKGNLMKLVQHSMCLGLQHSLVTLSFSLPHKLSCSAWNSQKMPRYIQEDGLPDRTQSFIPYAVVENSFLSGLNPFECFAHSVTNRDSSFSDNAEVPGTLTRKLTFLMRDIYTAYDGTVRNAYGNQLVQFCYDIDRPTSVSSESDSENNRDRDIGGHPVGSLAACAFSEAAYSALDQPISLLEASPLLNLKRVLECGSKRNSTKQTFSLFLSEKLSKRSYGFEYGALGVKNHLERVMFKDIVSSVMIIFSPQPSRKKHFSPWVCHFHVCKDILKKRRLKMNSVIHSLNMRCDSVRQEGRMNLPSLQIITQDCPLADSLTEDGDTVCLTVTIAENTKNSFLQLDFIQDLLIHFLLGTVIRGFAEIDRVDITWNDRPKVPKPRCSHGELYLRVTMSGEGNSRFWATLINNCLPIMDLIDWTRSHPDNTHSLCLAYGIDSGWKYFLNSLECATLDIGKTIRLEHLLLVANSLSATGEFVGLNVKGLTHQREHALVKTPFMQACFSSPGACLIKAAKAGIKDNLSGSLDALAWGRMPSLGTGGQFDILYSGKGHELNKPVDVYNLLGGQSTCEKQNAKIESVDKNNISEKYSAQLVLKNGGSTIKGLKRLDSVSKSILRKFLTLNDIQKLSFALRTILHKYSLNERLNEVDKSTLMMALYFHPHRDEKIGVGAQDIKVGSHSKYQNTRCFVLIRSDGTTEDFSYHKCVLGALEIIAPHRVKGYQSKWMQEKFE, encoded by the exons ATGGGGCAAGGTCAG CAGGTTGAGGATCCAACATCTGATTATAATCGACCTAAGGGTTGCCGATATTGTTTT GGAAGTTTAAAGGATTGGTATCCACCTATGAGGTTTAAGCTTTCAACTACTGATATGTTCAAAAAAAGTATGATTATGGTGGAAGTGAAAGAAAATATGTCGAAGAAATATCAAAAGAGGGTCGCTAAAGGAGGTTTGCCTTCAGATTATTGGGATTTTATCCCTAAAGATGAACAACAGGAAGAAAGTTACTGTAGACCAAACCGGAAAATCCTAACTCATGCTCAG GTTCATTATTTGTTGAAAGACATCGACCCAAAGTTTCTTAAAAAGTTTGTACCTGCAATAGATTCACTGTTTCTAAACTCTTTCCCTGTTACTCCGAACAGTCATCGTGTGACTGAAATGGCACATTCATTTTCAAATGGACAGCGTTTGATCTTT GATGAAAGGACCAGGGCTTACAAGAAGGTGGTTGATTTTAGAGGGACAGCCAACGAGTTAGGTTCTCGTGTTCTCGATTGTCTCAAAATTTCGAAG CTTAGCCCAGAGAAGTTACAAAGTAAAGATTTGGTTTACcagcaaaaaaaaattaaggatACTGCTACTAGTTCATCTGGTTTAAGATGGATCAAAGATGTTGTTCTTGGAAAGCGGAGTGATCACTGTTTCCGCATGGTTGTCGTTGGTGATCCAAACATTGAGTTAAGTGAAATTGGCATACCTTGTCATGTTGCAGAGAGATTGCAAATATCTGAACATCTGAGTTCTTGGAATATGAAGAAATTAAGTACTTCTTGTTACCTTCATCTTGTTGAAAAGGGAGAGATCTATGTTCGTCGTGAAGGTCGTCTGGTTCGTGTACGTAATGTTCTTGAACTTAACATGGGGGACACTATATATAGGCCCCTAGCTGATGGGGATGTTGTGCTAGTTAATCGACCTCCATCCATACATCAACACTCACTTATTGCTTTATCTGTCAAGCTTCTTCCTGTCTCTGCAGTTCTTTCCTTAAACCCACTCTGTTGTTCTCCTTTCCGTGGAGATTTTGACGGTGACTGCCTTCATGGTTATGTTCCTCAATCGTTGGAAGCCCGAGTTGAGGTTAGAGAGCTGGTTTCCCTAGATAGGCAGTTAATTAATGGCCAAAGTGGTAGAAATCTGCTGTCACTTAGTCATGATAGTTTAACTGCTGCTCATTTAATTCTGGAAGATGGAGTTTCGTTAAATCTTTTCCAGATGCAGCAGTTGCAAATGCTCACTTTACATCAGTTGTTGCCTCCAGCAATTGTGAAATCCCCTTTGCTTAGAAATTGTGCTTGGACTGGGAAACAGTTATTCAGCATCCTCCTACCTCCTGATTTTGAATATTCTTCTCCTTCTCACAATGTTTTCATTGAGAAGGGAGAATTAATATCTTCAGAAGGATCTTACTGGCTTCGAGACAGTGGTAGAAACCTCTTCCAAGCGCTAATAGAACACTGTGAGGGCAAGACCCTTGATTACTTGCGTGATGCTCAAGGGGTTCTTTGTGAATGGTTATCGATGAGGGGCTTGAGCGTTTCATTGTCAGACTTGTACCTCTCTGTGGATTCATACTCTCACAAAAACATGATGGATGATATCTTTTGTGGGTTACAGGAAGCTGAGGAAACATGTAATTTAAAGCAGCTGATGGTGGATTCACATAAAGAGATCCTTACTGGAAATGACGAAGATAATCAACACTTGTTATCTATTGCAGTGGAGCATTTAATTTATGAGAAGCAGAAATCTGCTGCTCTAAATCAAGCTTCTGTTGATGCTTTCAAGAAAGTTTTCCGGGATATACAAAATCTAGTTCACAAGTATTCTGGTAAAGACAATTCACTTCTTACTATGTTCAAGGCTGGAAGCAAGGGTAATTTGATGAAACTAGTTCAACATAGCATGTGTCTTGGCTTGCAACACTCTTTGGTTACTCTATCCTTTAGCCTTCCGCATAAGCTCTCATGTTCTGCATGGAACAGTCAGAAGATGCCTCGTTATATTCAGGAGGATGGTCTTCCTGACCGTACACAGTCTTTCATACCCTATGCTGTGGTGGAAAATTCCTTTCTCTCGGGGCTTAATCCATTTGAGTGTTTTGCTCATTCTGTGACAAATCGGGATAGCTCTTTCAGTGACAATGCTGAAGTTCCTGGGACTTTGACACGAAAACTTACGTTTTTAATGCGGGATATATATACTGCATATGATGGAACAGTGAGGAATGCATATGGAAATCAGCTGGTTCAATTTTGTTATGATATTGATAGACCTACTAGTGTTTCTAGTGAATCGGATAGTGAGAATAATAGAGATCGTGATATAGGTGGTCATCCTGTTGGGTCATTGGCTGCTTGTGCTTTCTCAGAAGCTGCATATAGTGCTTTGGACCAACCAATTAGTCTACTTGAAGCTTCGCCGTTACTAAACCTAAAG CGAGTGCTGGAGTGTGGTTCAAAGAGGAATAGTACCAAACAAACCTTTTCATTGTTCTTATCGGAGAAACTTTCAAAACGAAGTTACGGATTTGAGTATGGAGCTCTAGGAGTTAAGAACCATTTAGAAAGAGTAATGTTTAAAGATATTGTGTCTAGTGTCATGATAAT CTTCTCCCCACAGCCCTCCCGGAAGAAGCATTTTAGTCCTTGGGTTTGCCACTTTCATGTATGCAAG GACattttgaagaaaagaagattGAAGATGAATTCTGTTATCCATTCCCTCAATATGCGGTGCGACTCTGTGAGACAAGAAGGAAGAATGAATTTGCCCTCTTTGCAAATAATTACCCA GGATTGTCCTCTAGCTGATTCACTGACAGAAGATGGTGATACAGTGTGCTTAACTGTTACAATAGCTGAAAATACAAAAAACTCTTTCCTGCAATTAGATTTCATTCAAGATTTGCTGATTCATTTCCTTCTTGGTACAGTTATAAGAG GCTTTGCTGAGATTGACAGGGTAGACATCACATGGAATGACCGCCCAAAGGTCCCAAAACCTCGTTGTAGTCATGGTGAGCTCTACTTGCGGGTGACCATGTCTGGAGAAGGAAATTCAAGATTTTGGGCAACTCTCATTAATAATTGCCTCCCTATAATGGATTTGATTGATTGGACTCGTAGTCATCCAGATAACACTCATAGTCTCTGTTTGGCGTATGGCATAGATTCTGGATGGAAGTACTTTCTCAAC AGTTTGGAGTGTGCAACGTTGGATATTGGTAAAACAATACGTCTTGAACATTTGCTGCTTGTTGCAAATTCTCTTTCGGCTACAGGAGAATTTGTAGGCTTAAATGTGAAAGGACTGACACATCAAAGGGAACATGCTTTGGTCAAAACACCCTTTATGCAAGCTTGCTTCTCA AGTCCTGGAGCTTGTTTGATTAAAGCTGCCAAGGCTGGAATCAAGGACAATCTGTCAGGAAGTTTAGATGCTTTGGCATGGGGGAGAATGCCTTCACTGGGAACGGGGGGACAGTTCGATATCCTATATTCTGGGAAG GGGCACGAGCTTAATAAGCCTGTTGATGTTTATAATCTACTGGGTGGACAAAGCACTTGTGAGAAGCAGAATGCGAAGATTGAATCTGTTGATAAGAACAATATATCTGAGAAATATAGTGCTCAGTTAGTGCTTAAAAATGGAGGTTCTACCATTAAAGGACTTAAAAGGCTGGATAGTGTTTCTAAATCAATTTTAAGGAAATTTTTGACGCTGAACGATATTCAAAAGCTGTCGTTTGCATTGAGAACCATTTTACACAA GTATTCTCTAAATGAAAGGTTAAATGAAGTGGACAAATCAACTTTGATGATGGCTTTATACTTTCATCCTCATCGGGATGAAAAGATTGGTGTTGGAGCACAAGACATTAAG GTTGGTAGCCACTCAAAGTATCAAAATACACGTTGCTTCGTATTGATACGATCGGATGGAACAACAGAAGATTTTTCATACCACAAGTGTGTTTTAGGTGCTTTGGAGATCATTGCTCCTCATAGAGTAAAGGGTTATCAGTCAAAATGGATGCAAGAAAAGTTTGAGTGA
- the LOC103490982 gene encoding DNA-directed RNA polymerase IV subunit 1 isoform X2: MMTLCHWNSSPFEIFIWQVEDPTSDYNRPKGCRYCFGSLKDWYPPMRFKLSTTDMFKKSMIMVEVKENMSKKYQKRVAKGGLPSDYWDFIPKDEQQEESYCRPNRKILTHAQVHYLLKDIDPKFLKKFVPAIDSLFLNSFPVTPNSHRVTEMAHSFSNGQRLIFDERTRAYKKVVDFRGTANELGSRVLDCLKISKLSPEKLQSKDLVYQQKKIKDTATSSSGLRWIKDVVLGKRSDHCFRMVVVGDPNIELSEIGIPCHVAERLQISEHLSSWNMKKLSTSCYLHLVEKGEIYVRREGRLVRVRNVLELNMGDTIYRPLADGDVVLVNRPPSIHQHSLIALSVKLLPVSAVLSLNPLCCSPFRGDFDGDCLHGYVPQSLEARVEVRELVSLDRQLINGQSGRNLLSLSHDSLTAAHLILEDGVSLNLFQMQQLQMLTLHQLLPPAIVKSPLLRNCAWTGKQLFSILLPPDFEYSSPSHNVFIEKGELISSEGSYWLRDSGRNLFQALIEHCEGKTLDYLRDAQGVLCEWLSMRGLSVSLSDLYLSVDSYSHKNMMDDIFCGLQEAEETCNLKQLMVDSHKEILTGNDEDNQHLLSIAVEHLIYEKQKSAALNQASVDAFKKVFRDIQNLVHKYSGKDNSLLTMFKAGSKGNLMKLVQHSMCLGLQHSLVTLSFSLPHKLSCSAWNSQKMPRYIQEDGLPDRTQSFIPYAVVENSFLSGLNPFECFAHSVTNRDSSFSDNAEVPGTLTRKLTFLMRDIYTAYDGTVRNAYGNQLVQFCYDIDRPTSVSSESDSENNRDRDIGGHPVGSLAACAFSEAAYSALDQPISLLEASPLLNLKRVLECGSKRNSTKQTFSLFLSEKLSKRSYGFEYGALGVKNHLERVMFKDIVSSVMIIFSPQPSRKKHFSPWVCHFHVCKDILKKRRLKMNSVIHSLNMRCDSVRQEGRMNLPSLQIITQDCPLADSLTEDGDTVCLTVTIAENTKNSFLQLDFIQDLLIHFLLGTVIRGFAEIDRVDITWNDRPKVPKPRCSHGELYLRVTMSGEGNSRFWATLINNCLPIMDLIDWTRSHPDNTHSLCLAYGIDSGWKYFLNSLECATLDIGKTIRLEHLLLVANSLSATGEFVGLNVKGLTHQREHALVKTPFMQACFSSPGACLIKAAKAGIKDNLSGSLDALAWGRMPSLGTGGQFDILYSGKGHELNKPVDVYNLLGGQSTCEKQNAKIESVDKNNISEKYSAQLVLKNGGSTIKGLKRLDSVSKSILRKFLTLNDIQKLSFALRTILHKYSLNERLNEVDKSTLMMALYFHPHRDEKIGVGAQDIKVGSHSKYQNTRCFVLIRSDGTTEDFSYHKCVLGALEIIAPHRVKGYQSKWMQEKFE, encoded by the exons atgatgacATTGTGCCATTGGAACTCTTCaccttttgaaatttttatctGG CAGGTTGAGGATCCAACATCTGATTATAATCGACCTAAGGGTTGCCGATATTGTTTT GGAAGTTTAAAGGATTGGTATCCACCTATGAGGTTTAAGCTTTCAACTACTGATATGTTCAAAAAAAGTATGATTATGGTGGAAGTGAAAGAAAATATGTCGAAGAAATATCAAAAGAGGGTCGCTAAAGGAGGTTTGCCTTCAGATTATTGGGATTTTATCCCTAAAGATGAACAACAGGAAGAAAGTTACTGTAGACCAAACCGGAAAATCCTAACTCATGCTCAG GTTCATTATTTGTTGAAAGACATCGACCCAAAGTTTCTTAAAAAGTTTGTACCTGCAATAGATTCACTGTTTCTAAACTCTTTCCCTGTTACTCCGAACAGTCATCGTGTGACTGAAATGGCACATTCATTTTCAAATGGACAGCGTTTGATCTTT GATGAAAGGACCAGGGCTTACAAGAAGGTGGTTGATTTTAGAGGGACAGCCAACGAGTTAGGTTCTCGTGTTCTCGATTGTCTCAAAATTTCGAAG CTTAGCCCAGAGAAGTTACAAAGTAAAGATTTGGTTTACcagcaaaaaaaaattaaggatACTGCTACTAGTTCATCTGGTTTAAGATGGATCAAAGATGTTGTTCTTGGAAAGCGGAGTGATCACTGTTTCCGCATGGTTGTCGTTGGTGATCCAAACATTGAGTTAAGTGAAATTGGCATACCTTGTCATGTTGCAGAGAGATTGCAAATATCTGAACATCTGAGTTCTTGGAATATGAAGAAATTAAGTACTTCTTGTTACCTTCATCTTGTTGAAAAGGGAGAGATCTATGTTCGTCGTGAAGGTCGTCTGGTTCGTGTACGTAATGTTCTTGAACTTAACATGGGGGACACTATATATAGGCCCCTAGCTGATGGGGATGTTGTGCTAGTTAATCGACCTCCATCCATACATCAACACTCACTTATTGCTTTATCTGTCAAGCTTCTTCCTGTCTCTGCAGTTCTTTCCTTAAACCCACTCTGTTGTTCTCCTTTCCGTGGAGATTTTGACGGTGACTGCCTTCATGGTTATGTTCCTCAATCGTTGGAAGCCCGAGTTGAGGTTAGAGAGCTGGTTTCCCTAGATAGGCAGTTAATTAATGGCCAAAGTGGTAGAAATCTGCTGTCACTTAGTCATGATAGTTTAACTGCTGCTCATTTAATTCTGGAAGATGGAGTTTCGTTAAATCTTTTCCAGATGCAGCAGTTGCAAATGCTCACTTTACATCAGTTGTTGCCTCCAGCAATTGTGAAATCCCCTTTGCTTAGAAATTGTGCTTGGACTGGGAAACAGTTATTCAGCATCCTCCTACCTCCTGATTTTGAATATTCTTCTCCTTCTCACAATGTTTTCATTGAGAAGGGAGAATTAATATCTTCAGAAGGATCTTACTGGCTTCGAGACAGTGGTAGAAACCTCTTCCAAGCGCTAATAGAACACTGTGAGGGCAAGACCCTTGATTACTTGCGTGATGCTCAAGGGGTTCTTTGTGAATGGTTATCGATGAGGGGCTTGAGCGTTTCATTGTCAGACTTGTACCTCTCTGTGGATTCATACTCTCACAAAAACATGATGGATGATATCTTTTGTGGGTTACAGGAAGCTGAGGAAACATGTAATTTAAAGCAGCTGATGGTGGATTCACATAAAGAGATCCTTACTGGAAATGACGAAGATAATCAACACTTGTTATCTATTGCAGTGGAGCATTTAATTTATGAGAAGCAGAAATCTGCTGCTCTAAATCAAGCTTCTGTTGATGCTTTCAAGAAAGTTTTCCGGGATATACAAAATCTAGTTCACAAGTATTCTGGTAAAGACAATTCACTTCTTACTATGTTCAAGGCTGGAAGCAAGGGTAATTTGATGAAACTAGTTCAACATAGCATGTGTCTTGGCTTGCAACACTCTTTGGTTACTCTATCCTTTAGCCTTCCGCATAAGCTCTCATGTTCTGCATGGAACAGTCAGAAGATGCCTCGTTATATTCAGGAGGATGGTCTTCCTGACCGTACACAGTCTTTCATACCCTATGCTGTGGTGGAAAATTCCTTTCTCTCGGGGCTTAATCCATTTGAGTGTTTTGCTCATTCTGTGACAAATCGGGATAGCTCTTTCAGTGACAATGCTGAAGTTCCTGGGACTTTGACACGAAAACTTACGTTTTTAATGCGGGATATATATACTGCATATGATGGAACAGTGAGGAATGCATATGGAAATCAGCTGGTTCAATTTTGTTATGATATTGATAGACCTACTAGTGTTTCTAGTGAATCGGATAGTGAGAATAATAGAGATCGTGATATAGGTGGTCATCCTGTTGGGTCATTGGCTGCTTGTGCTTTCTCAGAAGCTGCATATAGTGCTTTGGACCAACCAATTAGTCTACTTGAAGCTTCGCCGTTACTAAACCTAAAG CGAGTGCTGGAGTGTGGTTCAAAGAGGAATAGTACCAAACAAACCTTTTCATTGTTCTTATCGGAGAAACTTTCAAAACGAAGTTACGGATTTGAGTATGGAGCTCTAGGAGTTAAGAACCATTTAGAAAGAGTAATGTTTAAAGATATTGTGTCTAGTGTCATGATAAT CTTCTCCCCACAGCCCTCCCGGAAGAAGCATTTTAGTCCTTGGGTTTGCCACTTTCATGTATGCAAG GACattttgaagaaaagaagattGAAGATGAATTCTGTTATCCATTCCCTCAATATGCGGTGCGACTCTGTGAGACAAGAAGGAAGAATGAATTTGCCCTCTTTGCAAATAATTACCCA GGATTGTCCTCTAGCTGATTCACTGACAGAAGATGGTGATACAGTGTGCTTAACTGTTACAATAGCTGAAAATACAAAAAACTCTTTCCTGCAATTAGATTTCATTCAAGATTTGCTGATTCATTTCCTTCTTGGTACAGTTATAAGAG GCTTTGCTGAGATTGACAGGGTAGACATCACATGGAATGACCGCCCAAAGGTCCCAAAACCTCGTTGTAGTCATGGTGAGCTCTACTTGCGGGTGACCATGTCTGGAGAAGGAAATTCAAGATTTTGGGCAACTCTCATTAATAATTGCCTCCCTATAATGGATTTGATTGATTGGACTCGTAGTCATCCAGATAACACTCATAGTCTCTGTTTGGCGTATGGCATAGATTCTGGATGGAAGTACTTTCTCAAC AGTTTGGAGTGTGCAACGTTGGATATTGGTAAAACAATACGTCTTGAACATTTGCTGCTTGTTGCAAATTCTCTTTCGGCTACAGGAGAATTTGTAGGCTTAAATGTGAAAGGACTGACACATCAAAGGGAACATGCTTTGGTCAAAACACCCTTTATGCAAGCTTGCTTCTCA AGTCCTGGAGCTTGTTTGATTAAAGCTGCCAAGGCTGGAATCAAGGACAATCTGTCAGGAAGTTTAGATGCTTTGGCATGGGGGAGAATGCCTTCACTGGGAACGGGGGGACAGTTCGATATCCTATATTCTGGGAAG GGGCACGAGCTTAATAAGCCTGTTGATGTTTATAATCTACTGGGTGGACAAAGCACTTGTGAGAAGCAGAATGCGAAGATTGAATCTGTTGATAAGAACAATATATCTGAGAAATATAGTGCTCAGTTAGTGCTTAAAAATGGAGGTTCTACCATTAAAGGACTTAAAAGGCTGGATAGTGTTTCTAAATCAATTTTAAGGAAATTTTTGACGCTGAACGATATTCAAAAGCTGTCGTTTGCATTGAGAACCATTTTACACAA GTATTCTCTAAATGAAAGGTTAAATGAAGTGGACAAATCAACTTTGATGATGGCTTTATACTTTCATCCTCATCGGGATGAAAAGATTGGTGTTGGAGCACAAGACATTAAG GTTGGTAGCCACTCAAAGTATCAAAATACACGTTGCTTCGTATTGATACGATCGGATGGAACAACAGAAGATTTTTCATACCACAAGTGTGTTTTAGGTGCTTTGGAGATCATTGCTCCTCATAGAGTAAAGGGTTATCAGTCAAAATGGATGCAAGAAAAGTTTGAGTGA